In Selenomonadales bacterium, a single window of DNA contains:
- a CDS encoding DUF421 domain-containing protein has product MTLVAVLLRTFAAFLFLFLMVRFVGKQQLSQMTFFDFISGITIGSIAAIAASDLTVGWEAWVALLAWTGLTVLSAVIALSSRKLRKLLDGEPTILVHRGKILEGNLGKVRYTVDDLRAQLRAMNAFSLADVEYAILETTGELSVQKSPHKEPPSRQEIGLKGEYAGIEMELIVDGEIMSKNLSDLKKDEAWLKQMLKAHGVEFASEVFYCSIDEQGHLFVDKYEDQIAQIRDPSDYKLDAWVNMDKEDRR; this is encoded by the coding sequence ATGACCCTAGTAGCGGTACTGCTGCGCACTTTCGCTGCCTTTCTCTTTTTGTTCCTCATGGTGCGCTTCGTTGGCAAACAGCAGCTAAGTCAGATGACTTTCTTTGACTTTATCTCGGGCATCACCATTGGCTCTATTGCGGCGATTGCGGCAAGCGACCTGACAGTTGGCTGGGAAGCATGGGTAGCTCTCTTAGCCTGGACCGGGTTGACCGTCCTCTCTGCCGTAATAGCCCTCTCTAGCCGCAAGCTGCGCAAGCTCCTAGACGGCGAGCCGACCATTCTCGTGCATAGAGGCAAAATCCTTGAGGGAAACTTAGGCAAAGTACGTTACACAGTGGACGACCTGCGCGCTCAGTTGCGTGCCATGAACGCCTTTAGCCTAGCCGATGTGGAATACGCCATACTTGAGACTACGGGCGAACTAAGTGTGCAAAAGAGCCCGCATAAGGAGCCGCCCTCGCGCCAGGAGATAGGGCTAAAAGGCGAGTATGCCGGCATCGAAATGGAGCTTATAGTCGACGGCGAGATTATGTCTAAGAACCTCTCGGACTTAAAGAAGGATGAAGCGTGGCTCAAGCAAATGCTTAAAGCGCACGGCGTGGAGTTTGCTAGCGAAGTTTTCTACTGCTCCATAGATGAGCAGGGGCACCTGTTTGTGGACAAATACGAAGACCAAATCGCACAAATTCGCGACCCAAGCGACTACAAGTTAGACGCTTGGGTAAACATGGACAAAGAGGACAGGCGCTAG
- a CDS encoding dipeptide ABC transporter ATP-binding protein: MSELLLEVNNLVKYFPIRAGFLRRIVNHVRAVDGVSFTVHKGETLGLVGESGCGKTTTARTILRLQEPTSGSIKFEGQDLLKLRKRELRLKRRDMQIIFQDPYSSLNPRLTVGQIIGEPLRIHKMVAGADLEARVKSLLEKVGLASYHYRRYPHEFSGGQRQRIGIARALALNPKLIVCDEPVSALDVSIQSQILNLLEDLQKEFDLTYLFIAHNLSVVKHISDRVGVMYLGKLVEMTTSNKLYAEPLHPYTQVLLSAIPQPDARRERKRIVVQGDVPSPINPPAGCRFHTRCPYVVDRCKSEVPEWSEVRPEHFVACHLAK; this comes from the coding sequence ATGAGCGAGCTGTTACTTGAAGTCAATAATCTGGTTAAGTACTTTCCCATACGCGCCGGTTTCCTGCGCCGGATAGTTAACCATGTACGTGCGGTCGATGGCGTCAGCTTCACCGTACACAAGGGCGAGACACTTGGTTTGGTGGGCGAGAGCGGCTGCGGCAAGACTACCACAGCGCGCACCATTTTGCGCTTGCAGGAACCGACCTCAGGCAGCATCAAGTTCGAAGGGCAAGACCTTCTCAAGCTGCGCAAACGGGAACTGCGCTTAAAGCGGCGCGATATGCAGATTATCTTCCAAGACCCTTACTCGTCACTTAACCCCCGCCTCACGGTAGGGCAGATTATCGGCGAACCGCTGCGTATACACAAAATGGTAGCGGGTGCCGACTTAGAAGCACGAGTTAAATCACTCCTAGAAAAAGTCGGGCTCGCTTCGTATCACTACCGCCGCTACCCGCATGAGTTTAGTGGCGGGCAACGACAGCGCATCGGCATTGCGCGAGCCCTAGCTCTTAACCCCAAGCTAATCGTCTGCGACGAACCGGTGTCGGCACTAGATGTTTCTATTCAATCGCAGATCCTCAATCTCTTGGAAGACCTGCAGAAAGAGTTCGATCTGACGTATCTCTTTATCGCGCACAACTTAAGTGTAGTTAAGCACATTTCCGACAGAGTAGGCGTCATGTATCTAGGCAAGCTTGTTGAAATGACAACTTCAAACAAGCTCTACGCTGAGCCGCTGCATCCGTATACGCAGGTACTGCTCTCTGCTATTCCGCAGCCTGACGCTAGGCGCGAGCGTAAGCGGATTGTCGTGCAAGGCGATGTCCCAAGCCCCATTAACCCGCCAGCCGGGTGTCGCTTCCACACACGTTGCCCATATGTTGTCGACCGCTGCAAGAGCGAAGTACCGGAGTGGTCAGAAGTGCGGCCGGAGCATTTCGTGGCTTGTCACCTTGCGAAGTAA